A genomic stretch from Mesoplodon densirostris isolate mMesDen1 chromosome 3, mMesDen1 primary haplotype, whole genome shotgun sequence includes:
- the RLN3 gene encoding LOW QUALITY PROTEIN: relaxin-3 (The sequence of the model RefSeq protein was modified relative to this genomic sequence to represent the inferred CDS: substituted 1 base at 1 genomic stop codon) — MGGQEAVEAPTTGSCLAVPPLTSQAALSSMAKRPLLLLLAMGVLAGELWTEAQAAPYGVKLCSHEFIRAVIFTCGGSRWRRSDILAYEAMGDAFPDADSNADSELDEAVASSEWLALTKSLQAFYGGXPGWQGTPGALRGSRDDLAGLSSNCCKCGCSKSEISSLC, encoded by the exons ATGGGGGGCCAGGAGGCGGTGGAGGCACCAACCACAGGAAGCTGCCTTGCTGTGCCACCTCTCACATCTCAGGCAGCCCTGTCCAGCATGGCCAAACgtcctctgctgctgctgctggccatGGGGGTGCTGGCTGGGGAGCTGTGGACCGAGGCCCAGGCAGCACCCTACGGAGTGAAGCTTTGCAGCCATGAATTCATCCGAGCAGTCATCTTCACCTGTGGGGGCTCCCGGTGGAGACGGTCAGACATCCTGGCCTATGAAGCTATGG GGGATGCCTTCCCAGACGCAGACTCCAATGCAGACAGCGAGCTGGATGAGGCAGTGGCCTCCAGCGAGTGGCTGGCCCTGACCAAGTCCCTCCAGGCCTTCTATGGAGGCTGACCGGGCTGGCAGGGCACCCCAGGGGCTCTGCGGGGCAGCCGCGATGACCTGGCTGGCCTCTCCAGCAACTGCTGCAAGTGCGGGTGCAGCAAGAGTGAAATCAGCAGCCTCTGCTAG